The following proteins are co-located in the Engraulis encrasicolus isolate BLACKSEA-1 chromosome 2, IST_EnEncr_1.0, whole genome shotgun sequence genome:
- the si:busm1-163l24.3 gene encoding uncharacterized protein si:busm1-163l24.3, with protein MSPVPSHLRETEVSEHLQQMAGLAQSLQVEGLPSDVEHDRLVDKLLIHFLRPSNGGGEVLSVTVSKSRPPSALVTFEDGKVAQSVLDHHPHILELDGQRHELLVTLVSPSPSNPDKVILKMSVTVNCEQLPQGKRAVTSLQRRFPNLRIQTSSTEEQCSLSGPYSQVQQAVASILQLHESRAGDDGRRSEEQNGLVPAAQSQPEQTWVEPNGLPSLLPAQTLGSSAAGREVENLGTEGGAFTLPENHLSLLGAQEELKSDTEVNDLFLIMDSDLFQYLRRCGEYQRILRDHDVEVVDETNQELTTLFFQARSKVTAPSGRSGSEGTGRALKHLVRAQKELMKLQQSREVSLRKDKVSKRALYPQGGLVKTLDSIQSLMPKLLLNQDEEYVYIVGESSDVSQAKQLLLLGFHNAPEDVGASAPSPSHSPLPTLSSASSPSDVSQGERLEPRPPAEEARLGKMLRSSGGDRKMEYKLAARFKSSGVGGLGVGLGSRPGDLTSDLKDQRDTDVQRLFARNGGTSGSSSTSPGTEDRALLGATGIDFRAISPPDRTGEDILFRGPNLQPPAAISLPSGSRSPFTVPPTQTAFDVSTLPPAGLPSGSGTGLKRANSFSGRSRRKPEEEHKGLTGPVAVPTLRRSNSVTSIVHSAEVMVSQLMWSHMKEAYSTRLDDMMSDLQMSERKSETDNCIKVVLKGAESSVVTFCQQELQKLVSMVSSDFTIVELRLSNLGVADGDEVFEACCVDLRARFRKVSQRMVNGSLYLIGPKLLCTQVNAALREVFSGEMTQKDSSNLNLKLGPSSKDALGYNLTPEGHLSSTIDAEKNTNRKTEPRKLSSQTTENTVRMKFDNTRTVESITAELSQPVVKKDPVVREKVERSGSISGRTSKKYTSSLSPSVDTNPEAAAQWLDETSSPSPRSELMKQTNLHSGLLKTSCLLCNGSLPSQPLTVCGLSLCVKCFSQHGHCKLCFKKGTERERAPQDQKKQERTKAGQDQASAVKEKEPGIRGNMNIVELQLTLAGHVRDTTAKITYLIPDGLQAEGHPYPGSPFRGGFFEAYLPLSARGKSLLPCLKRAFQHGLTFTISPSSKVVWHNIPHKTKMEGGKSGNGYPDSSYLNRLSEALKAHGIEGVPAAVTVEKNKPPDLKNFQVATVPFVVVIMAESRPRSVLFQDQITCPICLGTLDDPVTIPCGHTYCDGCIKDCWKETCKYRCPECRTSFDTRPALNKNTMFADVVEKLTESGRQHIELPTDTAYAGPDDAICSVCTGKIKAVKSCLTCLASYCINHFHLHTTLSGTKHTVVDALANLQDSICAEHEKLLEVYCTTDSQFICYLCAMGSHREHDTVSVADRAEKQRLLGVAQLKSQEGLQRKQMEAQDLRKAMDSLKMSAQVSVEECERAFSELVRSAEVRCAEVTKLIRHQEEAELRRATGLLEEVERDIKEREERASEMRRLADMDDHIAFVLSFSSLCGPAVSEDPISTIITDIRSSFLNLKKSVSDLQNQLEERCKQEIGLSYQSAGFPSASMTGLKRANSFSGRSYQNREEEKNEPLPVAVFALHRSKSVTSIVTGAGIGTGLKWTSSFSSWSRRKLELTGPVAVPTLRRSNSVTSIVHSAEVMVSQLMWSHMKEAYSTRLDDMMSDLQMSERKSETDNCIKVVLKGAESSVVTFCQQELQKLVSMVSSDFTIVELRLSNLGVADGDEVFEACCVDLRARFRKVSQRMVNGSLYLIGPKLLCTQVNAALREVFSGEMTQKDSSNLNLKLGPSSKDALGYNLTPEGHLSSTIDAEKNTNRKTEPRKLSSQTTENTVRMKFDNTRTVESITAELSQPVVKKDPVVREKVERSGSISGRTSKKYTSSLSPSVDTNPEAAAQWLDETSSPSPRSELMKQTNLHSGLLKTSCLLCNGSLPSQPLTVCGLSLCVKCFSQHGHCKLCFKKGTERERAPQDQKKQERTKAGQDQASAVKEKEPGIRGNMNIVELQLTLAGHVRDTTAKITYLIPDGLQAEGHPYPGSPFRGGFFEAYLPLSARGKSLLPCLKRAFQHGLTFTISPSSKVVWHNIPHKTKMEGGKSGNGYPDSSYLNRLSEALKAHGIEGVPAAVTVEKNKP; from the exons ATGTCTCCAGTTCCCAGTCATCTTAGAGAAACTGAAG TTTCAGAGCACCTCCAGCAGATGGCAGGTCTGGCCCAGTCGCTGCAGGTGGAGGGCCTTCCCTCTGATGTGGAGCACGACCGCCTTGTTGACAAGCTCCTGATCCACTTCCTGCGGCCCAGCAATGGGGGAGGCGAGGTGCTGTCTGTTACTGTCAGCAAAAGCAGACCTCCATCTGCCCTCGTCACCTTTGAGGATGgaaaag TGGCACAGAGCGTACTTGACCACCATCCGCACATTCTTGAGTTGGATGGCCAGAGGCATGAACTCCTCGTGACTTTAGTCAGCCCATCACCCAGCAACCCAGACAAG GTTATCCTCAAAATGTCAGTGACTGTGAATTGCGAGCAGCTACCGCAGGGTAAAAGGGCAGTTACCAGCCTGCAGCGACGCTTCCCAAATCTACGCATCCAAACCTCCTCCACAGAAGAGCAGTGCTCTCTTAGTGGACCATACTCTCAGGTGCAGCAAGCTGTGGCATCTATCCTGCAGCTTCATGAAAGCAGGGCTGGGGATGATGGCAGAAGGTCAGAGGAGCAAAACGGACTTGTCCCTGCAGCACAGTCACAACCAGAGCAAACGTGGGTTGAGCCAAATGGACTTCCCAGTCTACTGCCTGCACAGACTCTGGGTTCGTCTGCCGCAGGACGAGAAGTGGAAAACTTGGGCACGGAAGGGGGAGCGTTCACCCTGCCAGAAAATCACCTTTCGTTGTTGGGTGCTCAGGAGGAGTTGAAAAGTGACACTGAGGTGAACGACCTCTTTTTGATCATGGACTCGGACTTGTTCCAGTACCTGCGAAGGTGCGGGGAGTACCAGCGCATCCTGAGGGACCACGATGTGGAGGTAGTGGACGAGACCAACCAAGAGCTCACCACACTTTTCTTCCAGGCCAGGTCAAAAGTCACGGCCCCGTCAGGGAGGTCAGGATCCGAGGGCACAGGACGCGCGCTGAAGCACCTGGTACGTGCACAGAAGGAGCTGATGAAGCTTCAGCAGAGTCGAGAGGTTTCACTGCGCAAGGACAAAGTGAGTAAGAGAGCCCTATATCCTCAAGGAGGACTCGTCAAAACCCTGGACAGCATCCAGAGCTTGATGCCAAAACTCCTGCTTAACCAAGACGAGGAATATGTGTACATCGTTGGAGAGAGCAGTGATGTGTCCCAGGCTAAACAGCTTCTTTTGCTTGGGTTTCACAATGCACCGGAGGATGTTGGTGCGTCTGCACCGTCACCATCCCATTCCCCTCTACCGACTCTTTCCTCAGCCTCCAGCCCCTCAGATGTAAGCCAAGGGGAGAGGCTGGAGCCCAGACCCCCGGCGGAGGAGGCTAGGCTGGGCAAGATGCTCCGTAGCTCCGGTGGGGACCGCAAGATGGAGTATAAACTGGCAGCACGATTCAAGAGCTCAGGGGTGGGTGGATTGGGTGTTGGACTGGGGTCTCGGCCTGGAGACTTGACCAGTGACCTGAAGGACCAAAGAGACACCGATGTGCAAAGGTTATTTGCTAGAAACGGTGGAACATCTGGCTCCTCGAGCACCTCGCCAGGTACTGAAGACCGGGCCTTGCTGGGAGCTACGGGAATAGATTTCAGAGCAATCTCGCCACCCGACCGGACAGGAGAGGATATCCTATTCAGAGGCCCCAATTTACAGCCTCCTGCAGCAATTTCCTTACCCAGCGGTTCACGCTCACCATTTACAGTCCCACCAACACAAACGGCTTTTGATGTGAGCACTCTTCCTCCAGCTGGTCTTCCTTCAGGATCGGGGACTGGTCTCAAGAGGGCGAATAGTTTTTCTGGCAGATCCCGACGAAAACCGGAGGAGGAACACAAGGGGTTGACTGGGCCCGTTGCTGTCCCAACTCTTCGCAGGTCCAATAGCGTCACCAGCATCGTTCACTCTGCGGAGGTCATGGTGTCACAGTTGATGTGGTCCCACATGAAGGAGGCTTACAGCACACGCCTAGATGACATGATGTCAGACTTGCAGATGTCAGAGAGAAAGTCGGAAACGGACAACTGTATTAAGGTGGTTCTGAAAGGGGCGGAGTCTAGCGTTGTGACTTTTTGCCAACAAGAGCTGCAGAAACTCGTTTCCATGGTGTCATCGGACTTTACCATTGTGGAGTTGCGTCTATCCAATTTGGGAGTTGCCGACGGCGATGAGGTCTTTGAGGCTTGCTGTGTGGATCTGCGCGCACGTTTCAGGAAGGTTAGCCAGCGAATGGTAAATGGGAGTCTGTACCTTATTGGCCCAAAACTGCTGTGCACACAGGTGAATGCTGCACTGAGGGAGGTGTTTTCAGGGGAGATGACGCAAAAAGACTCCTCAAACCTCAATCTGAAACTAGGGCCCTCTTCAAAGGATGCCTTGGGTTACAACCTCACCCCTGAAGGCCATCTGTCCAGCACCATTGACGCAGAAAAAAATACTAATCGCAAGACAGAACCCCGGAAGCTCTCATCACAAACCACAGAAAATACTGTCAGAATGAAATTTGACAATACAAGAACAGTGGAGAGTATCACAGCAGAACTTAGCCAGCCAGTTGTTAAGAAGGATCCCGTTGTCAGGGAGAAGGTTGAAAGAAGTGGGAGCATCTCAGGTAGGACCAGCAAGAAGTATACATCATCACTAAGCCCATCAGTGGACACAAACCCAGAAGCAGCAGCTCAATGGCTGGACGAAACGTCATCACCCTCACCAAGATCAGAATTGATGAAGCAGACTAATCTTCATTCCGGCCTTCTCAAGACTTCATGCCTTTTATGCAATGGATCACTGCCTTCACAGCCCTTAACAGTGTGTGGTTTGAGCTTGTGTGTCAAGTGCTTCTCTCAGCATGGCCATTGCAAGCTCTGCTTCAAGAAAGGGACCGAGCGGGAGCGGGCACCTCAGGACCAAAAGAAACAGGAGCGGACCAAAGCTGGGCAGGACCAAGCCTCTGCTGTCAAAGAAAAGGAGCCTGGCATCCGTGGCAACATGAACATCGTGGAGCTTCAGTTGACCCTGGCGGGCCATGTCAGGGACACCACTGCCAAGATCACCTACCTCATTCCTGATGGCCTTCAAGCT GAGGGACATCCTTATCCTGGATCGCCCTTCAGAGGGGGCTTTTTTGAGGCCTACCTGCCCCTCAGTGCAAGAGGGAAGAGCCTCCTCCCATGCCTAAAGAGAGCTTTTCAACATGGACTTACATTCACCATCTCACCAAGCTCCAAGGTGGTATGGCACAACATTCCCCACAAGACAAAAATGGAAGGTGGTAAGAGTGG aaATGGTTACCCAGACTCCAGCTACCTAAATCGTCTGTCTGAGGCTCTGAAGGCTCATGGAATTGAAGGCGTGCCAGCAGCAGTGacggtggaaaaaaacaaacc ACCTGACCTCAAAAACTTCCAGGTAGCCACGGTTCCTTTTGTCGTCGTAATCATGGCAGAGAGTAGGCCTAGAAGTGTTCTTTTTCAGGACCAGATCACCTGTCCAATATGCCTGGGCACGCTCGATGACCCAGTAACCATTCCTTGTGGACATACTTATTGCGATGGTTGTATTAAAGACTGTTGGAAGGAGACATGCAAGTACCGCTGCCCTGAATGTCGCACCTCTTTCGATACGCGACCTGCCCTCAACAAAAACACAATGTTCGCTGATGTTGTGGAGAAATTGACGGAATCTGGACGGCAGCACATAGAACTACCTACAGATACCGCGTATGCTGGACCCGATGACGCGATATGCAGTGTATGCACTGGCAAGATAAAAGCCGTGAAGTCATGTCTAACATGCCTGGCATCTTATTGCATTAACCATTTTCACCTTCACACTACACTTTCTGGGACAAAGCACACTGTTGTCGACGCCCTGGCAAATCTTCAAGACAGCATCTGCGCTGAACATGAAAAGCTACTGGAGGTTTACTGTACCACCGACTCCCAGTTCATCTGTTACCTCTGCGCCATGGGCAGCCATAGGGAACATGATACAGTTTCAGTTGCGGACCGCGCTGAGAAGCAG AGGCTGCTGGGAGTGGCCCAGCTGAAGTCCCAGGAGGGACTCCAGAGAAAGCAGATGGAGGCGCAGGACCTGAGGAAAGCCATGGACTCGCTCAAG ATGTCAGCCCAGGTGTCCGTGGAGGAGTGTGAGCGTGCGTTCTCGGAGCTGGTCCGCTCTGCAGAGGTGAGGTGTGCGGAGGTGACGAAGCTGATCAGGCACCAGGAGGAGGCTGAGCTGAGGAGAGCCACTGGGctcctggaggaggtggagagggacatcaaggagagggaggagagagcctcCGAGATGAGGAGGCTGGCGGACATGGACGACCACATCGCTTTTGTTCTG AGCTTTTCATCTTTGTGTGGCCCTGCTGTGTCTGAGGATCCAATCAGCACCATAATCACTGATATCCGCAGCTCATTTCTGAACTTGAAAAAATCTGTCTCTGACTTGCAAAATCAATTAGAAGAGCGCTGTAAGCAGGAAATAGGTTTATCTTATCAATCTGCTGGTTTTCCATCAGCATCAATGACTGGTCTAAAGAGGGCGAACAGTTTCTCCGGCAGGTCCTACcaaaacagagaggaagagaagaacgaGCCACTGCCTGTGGCTGTCTTTGCTCTCCACAGGTCCAAAAGTGTCACCAGTATTGTGACAGGGGCAGGTATTGGGACAGGTCTCAAGTGGACGAGCAGTTTCTCCAGCTGGTCCCGACGAAAACTGGAGTTGACTGGGCCCGTTGCTGTCCCAACTCTTCGCAGGTCCAATAGCGTCACCAGCATCGTTCACTCTGCGGAGGTCATGGTGTCACAGTTGATGTGGTCCCACATGAAGGAGGCTTACAGCACACGCCTAGATGACATGATGTCAGACTTGCAGATGTCAGAGAGAAAGTCGGAAACGGACAACTGTATTAAGGTGGTTCTGAAAGGGGCGGAGTCTAGCGTTGTGACTTTTTGCCAACAAGAGCTGCAGAAACTCGTTTCCATGGTGTCATCGGACTTTACCATTGTGGAGTTGCGTCTATCCAATTTGGGAGTTGCCGACGGCGATGAGGTCTTTGAGGCTTGCTGTGTGGATCTGCGCGCACGTTTCAGGAAGGTTAGCCAGCGAATGGTAAATGGGAGTCTGTACCTTATTGGCCCAAAACTGCTGTGCACACAGGTGAATGCTGCACTGAGGGAGGTGTTTTCAGGGGAGATGACGCAAAAAGACTCCTCAAACCTCAATCTGAAACTAGGGCCCTCTTCAAAGGATGCCTTGGGTTACAACCTCACCCCTGAAGGCCATCTGTCCAGCACCATTGACGCAGAAAAAAATACTAATCGCAAGACAGAACCCCGGAAGCTCTCATCACAAACCACAGAAAATACTGTCAGAATGAAATTTGACAATACAAGAACAGTGGAGAGTATCACAGCAGAACTTAGCCAGCCAGTTGTTAAGAAGGATCCCGTTGTCAGGGAGAAGGTTGAAAGAAGTGGGAGCATCTCAGGTAGGACCAGCAAGAAGTATACATCATCACTAAGCCCATCAGTGGACACAAACCCAGAAGCAGCAGCTCAATGGCTGGACGAAACGTCATCACCCTCACCAAGATCAGAATTGATGAAGCAGACTAATCTTCATTCCGGCCTTCTCAAGACTTCATGCCTTTTATGCAATGGATCACTGCCTTCACAGCCCTTAACAGTGTGTGGTTTGAGCTTGTGTGTCAAGTGCTTCTCTCAGCATGGCCATTGCAAGCTCTGCTTCAAGAAAGGGACCGAGCGGGAGCGGGCACCTCAGGACCAAAAGAAACAGGAGCGGACCAAAGCTGGGCAGGACCAAGCCTCTGCTGTCAAAGAAAAGGAGCCTGGCATCCGTGGCAACATGAACATCGTGGAGCTTCAGTTGACCCTGGCGGGCCATGTCAGGGACACCACTGCCAAGATCACCTACCTCATTCCTGATGGCCTTCAAGCT GAGGGACATCCTTATCCTGGATCGCCCTTCAGAGGGGGCTTTTTTGAGGCCTACCTGCCCCTCAGTGCAAGAGGGAAGAGCCTCCTCCCATGCCTAAAGAGAGCTTTTCAACATGGACTTACATTCACCATCTCACCAAGCTCCAAGGTGGTATGGCACAACATTCCCCACAAGACAAAAATGGAAGGTGGTAAGAGTGG aaATGGTTACCCAGACTCCAGCTACCTAAATCGTCTGTCTGAGGCTCTGAAGGCTCATGGAATTGAAGGCGTGCCAGCAGCAGTGacggtggaaaaaaacaaaccaTGA
- the LOC134435604 gene encoding uncharacterized protein LOC134435604 translates to MGSHKGHDTVSVAECVEKQRLLGVAQLKSQEGLQRKQMEAQDLRKAMDLLKKSAQVSVEECERAFSELVRSAEVRCAEVTKLIRHQEEAELRRATGLLEEVERDIKEREERASEMRRLADMDDHIAFVLKFSSLCAPTVSEDPASIIITDKCNSFLYLNKNISDLQKQLEDLCKQEIDKFSEEEIESGARKSLVTEKVSSSKVSWGEAVDEETYEHEATCRDGGSQHHQWRRQKSEERAATAQQAMPAGPWRRRASSEEPWRRRQDSGRPLPEWRRGTLERRASEETSPEGLRAWRRSRSPDNHSRNSALDTLDYLRNRQSMSYKAPNHRS, encoded by the exons ATGGGCAGCCACAAGGGTCATGATACCGTGTCAGTTGCGGAGTGCGTTGAAAAGCAG AGGCTGCTGGGAGTGGCCCAGCTGAAGTCCCAGGAGGGACTCCAGAGAAAGCAGATGGAGGCGCAGGACCTGAGGAAAGCCATGGACTTGCTCAAG AAGTCAGCCCAGGTGTCCGTGGAGGAGTGTGAGCGTGCGTTCTCGGAGCTGGTCCGCTCTGCAGAGGTGAGGTGTGCGGAGGTGACGAAGCTGATCAGGCACCAGGAGGAGGCTGAGCTGAGGAGAGCCACTGGGctcctggaggaggtggagagggacatcaaggagagggaggagagagcctcCGAGATGAGGAGGCTGGCGGACATGGACGACCACATCGCTTTTGTTCTG AAATTTTCATCTTTGTGTGCCCCTACTGTGTCTGAGGATCCAGCCAGTATCATTATCACCGACAAATGCAACTCCTTTTTGTACTTAAACAAAAATATCTCTGACCTGCAAAAGCAACTAGAGGACCTCTGCAAGCAGGAGATAGACAAGTTCTCTGAAGAGG AGATTGAAAGTGGCGCTCGTAAGTCTCTAGTCACAGAGAAGGTTTCGTCAAGCAAAGTGTCTTGGGGCGAAGCTGTGGACGAAGAGACATATGAGCATGAAGCAACATGTCGAGATGGCGGCAGTCAGCATCATCAATGGAGACGCCAAAAGTCTGAAGAACGGGCAGCAACGGCACAACAGGCGATGCCAGCAGGcccctggaggaggagggcatCCTCCGAggagccatggaggaggaggcaggattCGGGGAGACCACTGCCAGAGTGGAGGAGGGGGACTCTGGAGAGGAGGGCCAGCGAGGAGACCAGTCCAGAAGGCCTCAGAGCATGGAGGAGGTCTAGATCGCCAGATAACCATAGCCGCAACAGTGCATTGGACACTCTAGACTATCTACGGAATAGACAGTCAATGTCTTACAAAGCTCCTAATCACCGCAGTTAA
- the si:busm1-163l24.4 gene encoding E3 ubiquitin-protein ligase TRIM47, protein MEDCAKTADTILEDQDPFSCPVCLDPLEEPVTIPCGHSYCMGCIRDCWDQEETHKRGAVAAYSCPQCRQTFQPRPVLNKNTMFAEVVERLKRTSLRAVAPPPGGPCCYAGPGDVGCDVCSEGRKQRAVRTCLCIASYCETHLRLHEGLHPGQSHRMIDPSEHQVKFCSRHGKRLEGYCRTDHSFVCHLCVTDDHRGHDVVVDHQGWVHVDSGHRSRDGHSSNNNHGTAGGGHRSGQHRSSTHHHTHHRHGTAGQERGGGHVKSGHGGSGGGHEKKKRKHGSRHGKRQHKSDGHGSWHQAGHHEKSGQTGH, encoded by the coding sequence ATGGAGGACTGTGCTAAAACGGCGGACACCATTTTAGAGGACCAGGACCCCTTCAGCTGCCCAGTGTGCCTGGACCCCCTGGAGGAGCCGGTGACCATTCCCTGCGGACACAGCTACTGCATGGGCTGCATCAGGGACTGCTGGGACCAGGAGGAGACCCACAAACGGGGCGCCGTGGCGGCCTACAGCTGCCCCCAGTGCAGGCAGACCTTCCAGCCCCGGCCGGTGCTCAACAAGAACACCATGTTCGCCGAGGTGGTGGAGAGGCTGAAGAGGACCAGCCTGCGTGCAGTGGCGCCCCCACCGGGGGGTCCCTGCTGCTACGCGGGGCCGGGGGACGTGGGCTGCGACGTGTGCTCGGAGGGCAGGAAGCAGAGGGCCGTCAGGACGTGCCTGTGCATCGCCTCGTACTGCGAGACGCACCTCAGGCTGCACGAGGGCCTGCACCCGGGACAGAGCCACAGGATGATCGATCCCTCGGAGCACCAGGTGAAGTTCTGCTCCAGACACGGCAAGAGGCTGGAGGGATACTGCCGCACGGATCACAGCTTTGTCTGTCACCTCTGTGTGACGGACGACCACCGAGGACACGACGTGGTGGTGGACCACCAGGGTTGGGTGCATGTCGACAGCGGGCACAGGAGTCGGGACGGCCACTCGTCTAATAACAATCACGGGACTGCTGGGGGTGGGCACAGGAGTGGACAGCATAGAAGCAGCACCCACCACCATACCCACCATAGACACGGAACTGCTGGGCAGGAGAGGGGTGGCGGGCATGTAAAAAGTGGGCACGGTGGGAGTGGCGGCGGgcatgagaagaagaagaggaagcatGGCAGCAGGCATGGAAAAAGGCAACATAAGTCAGATGGGCATGGGAGCTGGCACCAGGCAGGTCACCATGAGAAGAGTGGGCAGACTGGGCACTAG